From the genome of Streptomyces sp. NBC_01317, one region includes:
- a CDS encoding ABC transporter ATP-binding protein, with the protein MSRAISLHRVSKVYGRGTRAVDRFSLDIAPGEFVVLLGPSGCGKSTVLRMIAGLEDISEGDLLLDGERANLVPPRERGMAMVFQNFALYPRMTNRDNIGFPLRLENPREDSTARVEATARMLGIESILDRYPSQLSGGERQRVAMGRAISRRPSAFLMDEPLSNLDAKLRNHLRAEIARLTADLGVTTVYVTHDQAEAMSLGDRVAVMRGGVLQQVSAPREVYALPENVFVAAFIGTPRINLLQGVVYAPLDGRMSIDLGRQRLPLPEPLTQDHQLLRIQQGRQVIVGLRSEAVRIAPPSQARPGEVALSGIVEHMEYQGHEALVHLNTGSRAAVVTDLESPRPRTGPRRRRNGGPGVLERLRERTAGRRGGQRAGTENRNGYGNGTGHGDAHPTGQENGRTAAPAGGGHVSGPVVVLDDPGSDAPSSPQERPALAASDLVVRTGPDLRLRTGAQVPLLVDLAHLYVFDHQGRRICPAPRDLPGLDG; encoded by the coding sequence ATGAGTCGCGCCATTTCCCTGCACAGGGTCAGCAAGGTGTACGGACGGGGCACCCGCGCCGTCGACCGCTTCTCGCTCGACATCGCGCCCGGCGAGTTCGTCGTGCTCCTCGGGCCCTCCGGCTGCGGCAAGTCCACCGTGCTCCGCATGATCGCCGGTCTGGAGGACATCAGCGAGGGCGACCTGCTGCTCGACGGCGAGCGCGCCAACCTCGTCCCGCCCCGCGAACGCGGCATGGCCATGGTGTTCCAGAACTTCGCGCTCTACCCGAGGATGACCAACCGCGACAACATCGGCTTCCCGCTGCGCCTGGAGAACCCCCGCGAGGACAGCACCGCACGCGTCGAGGCGACGGCCAGGATGCTCGGCATCGAGAGCATCCTGGACCGCTACCCGAGCCAGCTCTCCGGCGGCGAGCGCCAGCGCGTCGCGATGGGCCGGGCCATCTCCCGGCGGCCCTCCGCGTTCCTGATGGACGAGCCGCTCTCCAACCTCGACGCCAAGCTCCGCAACCATCTGCGGGCCGAGATCGCCCGCCTGACCGCCGACCTCGGCGTCACCACGGTGTACGTGACCCACGACCAGGCCGAGGCGATGTCGCTCGGCGACCGCGTCGCCGTGATGCGTGGCGGGGTCCTCCAACAGGTCAGCGCGCCACGCGAGGTGTACGCCCTGCCCGAGAACGTGTTTGTCGCCGCCTTCATCGGCACCCCCCGGATCAACCTGCTCCAGGGCGTGGTCTACGCCCCGTTGGACGGGCGCATGTCGATCGACCTCGGCCGCCAGCGCCTCCCCCTGCCCGAACCTCTCACCCAGGACCACCAGTTGCTCCGGATCCAACAGGGCCGGCAGGTCATCGTCGGACTGCGCTCCGAGGCGGTCCGTATCGCACCGCCCAGCCAGGCCCGGCCCGGGGAGGTGGCGCTGAGCGGCATCGTCGAGCACATGGAGTACCAGGGGCACGAGGCGCTGGTGCACCTCAACACCGGCTCGCGGGCGGCGGTGGTGACGGATCTGGAATCACCGAGGCCCCGGACCGGCCCGCGCCGCCGCAGGAACGGCGGTCCGGGTGTCCTGGAACGCCTGCGGGAGCGTACGGCGGGGCGGCGGGGCGGCCAGCGCGCGGGCACGGAGAACCGGAATGGGTACGGGAACGGCACCGGCCACGGCGACGCCCACCCCACCGGCCAGGAGAACGGCCGAACCGCCGCCCCGGCCGGCGGCGGCCACGTCAGCGGGCCCGTCGTCGTGCTCGACGACCCGGGGAGCGATGCGCCCTCCTCCCCGCAGGAGCGCCCCGCCCTCGCGGCAAGCGACCTCGTCGTACGAACCGGCCCCGACCTGCGCCTGAGGACGGGCGCCCAGGTCCCCCTCCTCGTCGACCTCGCCCACCTCTACGTCTTCGACCACCAGGGCCGCCGGATCTGCCCGGCGCCCCGGGACCTGCCGGGCCTCGACGGCTGA
- a CDS encoding aldehyde dehydrogenase family protein, with the protein MKAHDGMYIGGQWRPAAGTDTIAVVNPTDEQVIATVPAGTAEDIDAAVRAARAALPAWAATPPAERAAGIAALAAAMTARRDDIAEIVTAELGSTVTFARRVQAGLPIRVMESYAELAATYAFETTVGNSTVFQEPVGVVGAITPWNYPLHQIVAKVAPALAAGCTIVVKPAEDTPLTAQLFADLVDEAGLPAGVFNLVTGLGPVAGQALAEHPDVDLVSFTGSTAVGRRIGAAAGAAVKRVALELGGKSANVVLPSADLAKAVTVGVANVMSNSGQTCSAWTRILVHTDRYDEAVELAKAAAAAHVAGDPRDEASHLGPLVNAAQQARVRGYIEAGVAAGARVVAGGPRSPHGTGYFVAPTVFADVTPDMSIAQEEIFGPVVSLLRYEDEEDALRIANGTVYGLAGAVWAGDDAEATAFARRMDTGQVHINGGRFNPLAPFGGYKQSGVGREFGVHGLAEYLQTKSLQF; encoded by the coding sequence ATGAAGGCACACGACGGCATGTACATCGGCGGACAGTGGCGGCCCGCCGCGGGGACGGACACGATCGCCGTCGTGAACCCCACGGACGAACAGGTCATCGCCACGGTCCCGGCAGGTACGGCGGAGGACATCGACGCGGCCGTCCGCGCCGCGCGGGCCGCCCTGCCCGCCTGGGCCGCCACCCCGCCCGCCGAACGCGCGGCCGGGATCGCCGCGCTGGCCGCGGCCATGACGGCCCGCCGGGACGACATCGCCGAGATCGTCACCGCCGAACTGGGCTCGACCGTCACCTTCGCCCGGCGCGTCCAGGCGGGACTGCCGATACGGGTCATGGAGTCGTACGCCGAACTCGCCGCCACCTACGCCTTCGAGACGACGGTCGGCAACTCCACCGTGTTCCAGGAGCCGGTGGGGGTCGTCGGCGCGATCACTCCCTGGAACTACCCGCTGCACCAGATCGTCGCCAAGGTCGCCCCCGCGCTCGCCGCGGGCTGCACGATCGTGGTCAAGCCCGCCGAGGACACCCCGCTCACCGCACAGCTCTTCGCCGACCTCGTCGACGAAGCGGGCCTGCCCGCAGGGGTGTTCAACCTGGTGACCGGGCTCGGCCCGGTCGCGGGCCAGGCACTCGCCGAGCACCCGGACGTCGACCTGGTCTCCTTCACCGGCTCGACGGCGGTCGGCCGCCGGATCGGCGCGGCGGCGGGCGCCGCCGTGAAACGGGTCGCCCTGGAGCTGGGCGGCAAGTCCGCCAACGTCGTCCTGCCCAGCGCCGACCTCGCCAAGGCGGTCACCGTCGGCGTCGCGAACGTCATGTCCAACTCCGGCCAGACGTGCAGCGCCTGGACCCGGATCCTGGTCCACACCGACCGGTACGACGAGGCGGTGGAGCTGGCGAAGGCCGCGGCGGCCGCCCACGTCGCGGGCGACCCGCGCGACGAGGCGAGCCACCTCGGCCCGCTCGTCAACGCGGCACAACAGGCACGCGTACGGGGGTACATCGAGGCGGGCGTCGCGGCCGGCGCCCGGGTTGTCGCGGGCGGCCCCCGATCCCCCCACGGGACCGGCTACTTCGTCGCGCCGACCGTCTTCGCCGACGTCACCCCGGACATGTCCATAGCCCAGGAGGAGATCTTCGGCCCCGTCGTCTCCCTGCTGCGGTACGAGGACGAGGAGGACGCCCTCCGTATCGCCAACGGCACCGTCTACGGCCTCGCGGGCGCGGTCTGGGCCGGCGACGACGCCGAGGCCACCGCCTTCGCGCGCCGCATGGACACCGGCCAGGTCCATATCAACGGCGGCCGTTTCAACCCGCTCGCGCCCTTCGGCGGCTACAAACAGTCGGGCGTGGGCCGCGAGTTCGGGGTCCACGGGCTCGCCGAGTACCTCCAGACCAAGTCCCTCCAGTTCTGA
- a CDS encoding Zn-dependent alcohol dehydrogenase, producing MVRAAVLSAVGAPLEITGIELPEPGPGRVRIRLAAAGVCHSDLSLSDGTMRIPLPAVLGHEGAGTVISVGEGVTHVAPGDGVVLNWAPSCGVCHACVIGEVWLCSDALAGAGGLHARTADGRDLHPGLNVGAFAEETVVAANCVLPLPDGIPLTDAALLGCAVLTGYGAVHHSARVRAGESVAVFGVGGVGLAALQAARIAGASTIVAVDVSPEKEELARAAGATEYVVASATTAKDIRRLTGGRGADVAVECVGRAVTIRTAWDSTRRGGRATVVGIGGKDQQVTFHALELFHWGRTLSGCVYGNSDPAKDLPVLAAHIRAGRFDLSTLVTERITLDDVPAALAAMPAGRGGRALVVF from the coding sequence GTGGTACGCGCCGCTGTCCTGTCCGCCGTCGGAGCCCCGCTGGAGATCACCGGGATCGAGCTGCCCGAGCCCGGTCCCGGCCGGGTACGGATCCGGCTCGCCGCCGCCGGGGTCTGCCACTCCGACCTGTCCCTGTCCGACGGCACCATGCGGATACCGCTCCCGGCCGTCCTCGGCCACGAGGGCGCGGGCACGGTAATCTCCGTCGGCGAGGGCGTCACCCATGTCGCCCCCGGTGACGGGGTGGTCCTCAACTGGGCGCCGTCGTGCGGTGTTTGCCACGCCTGTGTGATCGGGGAGGTCTGGCTCTGCTCCGACGCGCTCGCGGGCGCGGGCGGGCTGCACGCCCGTACGGCCGACGGCCGGGACCTCCATCCGGGCCTGAACGTCGGCGCGTTCGCGGAGGAGACCGTCGTCGCCGCGAACTGCGTCCTGCCGCTCCCGGACGGCATCCCGCTCACCGACGCGGCCCTGCTCGGCTGCGCGGTCCTCACCGGATACGGCGCGGTCCACCACTCCGCGCGGGTCCGCGCGGGCGAGTCGGTGGCCGTCTTCGGCGTCGGCGGCGTCGGCCTGGCCGCCCTCCAGGCGGCGCGCATCGCCGGGGCCTCGACGATCGTGGCGGTCGATGTCTCCCCGGAGAAGGAGGAGTTGGCGCGGGCCGCCGGAGCGACGGAGTACGTCGTCGCCTCCGCCACCACCGCGAAGGACATCCGCCGCCTCACCGGCGGCCGGGGCGCGGACGTGGCCGTCGAGTGTGTCGGCCGCGCCGTCACCATCCGTACCGCCTGGGACTCCACCCGGCGCGGCGGCCGTGCCACGGTGGTCGGCATCGGCGGCAAGGACCAGCAAGTCACCTTCCACGCATTGGAGTTGTTCCACTGGGGCCGCACGCTGTCCGGCTGCGTGTACGGCAACAGCGACCCGGCGAAGGACCTCCCGGTCCTGGCCGCCCACATCCGCGCGGGCCGCTTCGACCTGAGCACACTGGTCACGGAACGCATCACCCTGGACGACGTGCCGGCAGCCCTGGCCGCGATGCCGGCCGGTCGCGGGGGGCGGGCCCTGGTGGTGTTCTAG
- a CDS encoding DMT family transporter produces the protein MTNPARTDPVAIPASPPAPPSPPSPPARWLPLAAAGVTVVLWASAFVSIRSAGSAYSPGALALGRLLAGALVLGLVCAVRREGLPPRAAWRGIAVSGVLWFGVYMVVLNWGEQEVDAGTAAMVVNIGPILIALLGGKLLGESLPPRLLAGMAVSFAGAVAVGLSMSGEGHASVLGVALCVLAAMAYASGVVAQKPVLAHASALQATTFGCLIGAVACLPFAGQLIGEAGDAPLSATLNMLYLGVFPTALAFTTWAYALARTTAGRMGATTYAVPALVVLMAWLALDEVPGVLTLAGGALCLTGVAVSRSRRRDRPGGDSSPTPPPPTRRAGQGAPAK, from the coding sequence ATGACGAACCCCGCTCGGACCGACCCGGTGGCGATACCGGCTTCTCCGCCCGCCCCTCCCTCTCCCCCTTCCCCGCCGGCGCGCTGGTTGCCGCTCGCCGCCGCGGGGGTCACGGTGGTGCTCTGGGCGTCGGCCTTCGTGTCGATCCGCAGCGCCGGTTCCGCGTACTCGCCGGGGGCGTTGGCGCTCGGGCGGCTGCTCGCGGGGGCTCTGGTGCTCGGGCTGGTGTGCGCGGTACGGCGCGAGGGGCTGCCGCCCCGGGCCGCCTGGCGCGGGATCGCCGTGTCGGGTGTGCTGTGGTTCGGCGTGTACATGGTGGTGCTCAACTGGGGTGAGCAGGAGGTCGACGCGGGCACGGCCGCGATGGTCGTGAACATCGGCCCGATCCTCATCGCCCTGCTCGGCGGGAAGCTGCTCGGGGAGTCCCTCCCGCCGCGTCTGCTGGCCGGGATGGCGGTGTCGTTCGCGGGCGCGGTGGCGGTGGGGCTGTCGATGTCGGGCGAGGGGCATGCTTCGGTGCTGGGGGTGGCGCTGTGTGTGCTGGCCGCGATGGCGTACGCGAGCGGGGTGGTGGCCCAGAAGCCGGTGCTGGCGCACGCGAGCGCGCTCCAGGCGACGACGTTCGGCTGCCTGATCGGCGCGGTGGCCTGCCTGCCGTTCGCGGGCCAGCTGATCGGGGAGGCCGGCGACGCGCCGCTGTCGGCGACGCTCAACATGCTCTACCTGGGGGTCTTCCCGACGGCCCTGGCCTTCACGACCTGGGCGTACGCGCTGGCGCGCACGACGGCGGGCCGCATGGGCGCGACGACGTACGCCGTGCCCGCGCTGGTCGTCCTGATGGCCTGGCTGGCCCTGGACGAGGTCCCCGGCGTACTGACCCTGGCGGGCGGCGCACTGTGCCTGACGGGCGTGGCGGTCTCCCGCTCCCGCCGCCGGGACCGTCCCGGCGGGGATTCGTCCCCCACTCCGCCACCGCCGACGCGCCGTGCGGGCCAGGGCGCGCCCGCGAAGTGA
- a CDS encoding TetR/AcrR family transcriptional regulator, translating into MARPRKPLLSRELIVGAASALVDAEGLEAVSTRRLAAELGVSGPSLYNHFRTKDEILEAVADAVSAQVDLSMFDEGDGRDWRTALHDWAISYRAALTDHPHIVPVLARGPGRRPAGLRVADAVFGAMVRAGWPAAQATYIGALMRYFITGSALGSFARGFVDDATAYDPADYPHLGQAHLLAERQEQVDEGAFETGVRALIDGLSVQYEAILR; encoded by the coding sequence ATGGCCAGACCGCGCAAGCCCCTCCTCAGCAGAGAACTCATCGTCGGGGCGGCGAGCGCGCTCGTGGACGCGGAGGGGCTGGAGGCGGTCTCCACGCGACGGCTCGCGGCGGAGCTGGGGGTGAGCGGTCCTTCCCTCTACAACCACTTCCGTACCAAGGACGAGATCCTCGAAGCGGTCGCGGACGCGGTCAGCGCGCAGGTCGACCTGTCGATGTTCGACGAGGGCGACGGCCGCGACTGGCGTACGGCGCTGCACGACTGGGCCATCTCCTACCGGGCCGCCCTCACCGACCACCCGCACATCGTGCCGGTGCTCGCGCGCGGTCCGGGGCGGCGGCCGGCGGGGCTGCGGGTGGCGGACGCGGTGTTCGGCGCGATGGTACGGGCGGGCTGGCCGGCGGCCCAGGCCACGTACATCGGCGCGCTGATGCGGTACTTCATCACGGGCTCGGCGCTGGGCTCGTTCGCCCGGGGGTTCGTGGACGACGCGACGGCGTACGACCCGGCCGACTATCCGCATCTGGGGCAGGCGCATCTGCTCGCCGAGCGGCAGGAGCAGGTGGACGAGGGGGCGTTCGAGACGGGGGTACGGGCGCTGATCGACGGGCTGTCGGTGCAGTACGAGGCGATATTGCGGTGA
- a CDS encoding acyl-CoA dehydrogenase family protein yields the protein MNLELSEEQEAARRLAEDFVDREITPFVVDWDRDESVDRAIVGKLGALGFLGLTIPEEYGGSGGDHVTYCLVTEELGRGDSSVRGIVSVSLGLVAKTVAAWGDEEQKRAWLPRLTSGEALGCFGLTEPGTGSDAGNLTTKAVRDGSGDGADWVISGSKMFITNGTWADVVLLFARTNTTPGHRGISAFLVPADSPGLTRRTLHGKLGLRGQPTAELVLEDVRVPAGALLGPEGKGFSVAMSALSKGRMSVAAGCVGIARAALDAAVGYAGEREQFGRPIAHHQLVQELISDIAVDVEAARLLTWRVADLIDRGREFATAASQAKLFASEAAVRSANNALQVFGGYGYIDEYPVGKLLRDARVMTLYEGTSQIQKLIIGRALTGVSAF from the coding sequence GTGAATCTTGAGCTGAGCGAGGAGCAGGAGGCGGCGCGCCGGCTCGCCGAGGACTTCGTCGACCGGGAGATCACCCCCTTCGTCGTCGACTGGGACCGGGACGAGAGCGTCGACCGGGCGATCGTCGGAAAGCTCGGCGCGCTGGGCTTCCTGGGACTGACGATTCCCGAGGAGTACGGCGGCTCGGGCGGCGACCACGTCACGTACTGCCTGGTCACCGAGGAACTGGGGCGCGGCGACTCGTCGGTGCGCGGCATCGTCTCCGTCTCGCTGGGGCTGGTGGCCAAGACCGTCGCCGCCTGGGGCGACGAGGAGCAGAAGCGGGCGTGGCTGCCCCGGCTCACCTCCGGCGAGGCCCTCGGCTGCTTCGGGCTGACGGAGCCCGGCACCGGCTCCGACGCGGGAAACCTCACCACGAAGGCCGTACGGGACGGCAGCGGCGACGGCGCCGACTGGGTCATCAGCGGCTCCAAGATGTTCATCACCAACGGCACCTGGGCCGATGTGGTCCTCCTCTTCGCGCGGACCAACACCACCCCCGGGCATCGCGGGATCTCCGCCTTCCTCGTACCGGCCGACAGCCCCGGCCTGACCCGCCGTACCCTCCACGGCAAGCTCGGGCTGCGCGGCCAGCCCACGGCCGAACTGGTCCTGGAGGACGTACGGGTCCCGGCCGGCGCGCTGCTCGGCCCCGAGGGCAAGGGCTTCTCCGTCGCGATGTCCGCGCTCTCGAAGGGCCGCATGTCGGTCGCCGCCGGCTGCGTGGGCATCGCGCGGGCGGCGCTGGACGCGGCCGTCGGATACGCGGGGGAGCGCGAGCAGTTCGGCAGGCCCATCGCCCACCACCAGCTGGTGCAGGAGCTGATCAGCGACATCGCGGTCGACGTGGAGGCGGCGCGGCTGCTGACCTGGCGGGTCGCCGATCTCATCGACCGGGGCCGGGAGTTCGCGACGGCCGCCTCCCAGGCCAAGCTGTTCGCGTCCGAGGCCGCCGTACGGTCCGCCAACAACGCCCTCCAGGTCTTCGGCGGTTACGGCTACATCGACGAGTACCCGGTCGGCAAACTCCTGCGCGACGCACGGGTGATGACCCTCTACGAGGGCACCAGCCAGATCCAGAAACTGATCATCGGCCGCGCGCTGACGGGCGTTTCGGCGTTCTAG
- a CDS encoding YiaA/YiaB family inner membrane protein, whose translation MTDTPVKQQNTGAYYGQAVLSFGLALAAISLGIYRLDADAWVRGFLAIAVLYLTTSAFTLAKVIRDRQEAGQIVSRVDQARLEKILAEHDPFQKL comes from the coding sequence ATGACCGACACACCCGTCAAGCAGCAGAACACCGGCGCCTACTACGGACAGGCCGTCCTCTCGTTCGGCCTCGCGCTCGCCGCCATCTCCCTCGGCATCTACCGCCTCGACGCCGACGCGTGGGTCCGGGGCTTCCTCGCCATCGCGGTCCTCTACCTCACCACCTCCGCCTTCACCCTCGCCAAGGTCATCAGGGACCGCCAGGAGGCCGGCCAGATCGTCAGCCGCGTCGACCAGGCCAGACTGGAGAAGATCCTCGCCGAGCACGACCCCTTCCAGAAGCTCTGA
- a CDS encoding TetR/AcrR family transcriptional regulator: MRTVEHAGDGEDAPWGEVAPEAARRLMVAAVEAFAERGYHATTTRDIASRAGMSPAALYIHFKTKEELLHRISRIGHDRALALLTEAADGGGTATRRLDEVVRRFVRWHAERHTTARVVQYELDALAPEHRAEIVELRRRSDAVVRRILTDGVRDGEFDVPDVPGTTLAVLSLCIDVARWFNVAGRRTADEVGALYADLVLRMVTAQKQ, encoded by the coding sequence ATGCGTACGGTGGAGCACGCGGGCGACGGTGAGGACGCGCCCTGGGGCGAGGTCGCCCCGGAAGCGGCCAGGAGGCTGATGGTCGCCGCCGTCGAGGCGTTCGCCGAGCGTGGCTACCACGCCACCACCACCCGCGACATCGCGAGCCGCGCCGGGATGAGCCCGGCCGCGCTCTACATCCACTTCAAGACCAAGGAAGAGCTGCTCCACCGGATCAGCAGGATCGGCCACGACCGGGCGCTGGCCCTGCTCACCGAAGCGGCCGACGGCGGCGGTACGGCGACCCGGCGGCTCGACGAGGTCGTCCGCCGCTTCGTCCGCTGGCACGCCGAGCGGCACACGACCGCGCGGGTCGTCCAGTACGAGCTGGACGCGCTCGCCCCCGAGCACCGCGCGGAGATCGTGGAGCTGCGGCGGCGCAGTGACGCCGTGGTACGGCGCATCCTGACCGACGGGGTACGGGACGGGGAGTTCGACGTCCCCGACGTACCGGGCACCACTCTCGCCGTCCTGTCCCTGTGTATCGACGTGGCGCGCTGGTTCAACGTGGCGGGCCGCCGTACGGCCGACGAGGTCGGCGCGCTCTACGCGGACCTCGTCCTGCGGATGGTCACGGCCCAGAAGCAGTGA
- a CDS encoding DUF6875 domain-containing protein has protein sequence MSGNQVTRPPVSGDGRIQVWSAAEVARGEVPARHLRHLREVLDWSGDFLVSGHPELGRGGPVCPYTQPSLRKGLFHLAVPADGQDGDLSEAVGSLRAWHERISADLDDDSRELLTLLLVLPRFDRSDSAELDELQRKAKDEFVADGLMIGQFHPVCDEPGLWNTAFRPLRAPVPLLAVRKLLLFDLPFLLTDDTHLDHYLKRFAPDLPARVRGQLVSRLVP, from the coding sequence GTGAGCGGCAACCAGGTGACGAGACCGCCGGTGAGCGGCGACGGGCGCATCCAGGTGTGGTCGGCGGCCGAGGTGGCGCGGGGCGAGGTGCCGGCCAGGCACCTGCGGCACCTGCGCGAAGTCCTCGACTGGAGCGGGGACTTCCTGGTCTCCGGCCATCCCGAGCTGGGCCGGGGCGGCCCGGTGTGCCCGTACACCCAGCCGTCGCTGCGCAAAGGGCTGTTCCATCTGGCGGTGCCGGCCGACGGGCAGGACGGAGACCTGTCCGAAGCTGTCGGCTCTCTACGCGCGTGGCACGAGCGGATCTCGGCGGACCTGGACGACGACAGCCGCGAACTGCTCACCCTGCTGCTGGTGTTACCGCGCTTCGACCGCTCCGACTCGGCCGAGCTGGACGAACTCCAGCGCAAGGCCAAGGACGAGTTCGTGGCCGACGGCCTGATGATCGGGCAGTTCCATCCGGTGTGCGACGAGCCGGGGCTCTGGAACACCGCCTTCCGCCCGCTCCGGGCGCCCGTGCCGCTGCTGGCGGTACGGAAGCTCCTCCTCTTCGACCTGCCGTTCCTGCTGACCGACGACACACACCTCGACCACTATCTGAAGCGCTTCGCACCTGACCTGCCGGCCCGCGTGCGCGGCCAGTTGGTCAGCCGCCTGGTGCCCTGA
- a CDS encoding pyridoxal phosphate-dependent decarboxylase family protein, with translation MDLRYWLPRAVEVAERFGEQFGPFEPHAAPQVDDVAFGEAFGRFAKRMDDNYPFFHPRYAGQMVKPPHPAAVVGYLTAMLFNPNNHAAEGGPATTEMERECVAALAGMFGLPAHVGHLTTSGTIANLEALYVARLLHPDRGVAYSSECHYTHERMCRVLGVEGHQVGVDAHGRIDLDALETLLRTGRVGTVVVTTGTTGLGAVDPVHEVLPLARRYGARVHVDAAYGGFYALLGRSDAAGGPGGTGTPPGGTGSWPGGIDPRPWQAISACDSVVVDPHKHGLQPYGCGAVLFADPRAGRHFAHDSSYTYFTEAELHLGEISLECSRAGAAAAGLWLTLQLLPLTPDGFGAILAADRRAALRWADLIEDSPALELYQRPDLDIVTYFPATRPATLSAVDAASARLLRDGMTAPEEPVFLSVLRTDAEAFVRRHPRIVRDAGTARVMRSVLIKPEAEHYLDHLHARVEQLAVSGRAR, from the coding sequence GTGGATCTGCGCTACTGGTTGCCGCGCGCGGTGGAGGTGGCCGAGCGGTTCGGCGAGCAGTTCGGGCCGTTCGAACCGCATGCCGCCCCTCAGGTGGACGATGTCGCCTTCGGTGAGGCGTTCGGGCGCTTCGCCAAGCGGATGGACGACAACTACCCGTTCTTCCACCCCCGTTACGCGGGCCAGATGGTGAAGCCGCCCCACCCGGCGGCCGTGGTCGGCTACCTCACGGCGATGCTCTTCAACCCCAACAACCACGCGGCCGAGGGCGGCCCGGCCACCACGGAGATGGAGCGCGAGTGTGTCGCCGCGCTGGCCGGGATGTTCGGACTGCCCGCGCACGTGGGACATCTGACGACCAGTGGGACGATCGCGAACCTCGAAGCGCTCTACGTGGCGCGCCTGCTGCACCCGGACCGGGGGGTCGCGTACAGCTCGGAGTGCCACTACACCCACGAGCGGATGTGCCGCGTGCTGGGCGTGGAGGGTCATCAGGTCGGGGTCGACGCGCACGGCCGGATCGACCTCGACGCACTGGAGACGTTGTTGCGCACGGGCCGGGTCGGCACCGTCGTGGTGACGACCGGCACCACCGGCCTGGGCGCGGTCGACCCCGTCCACGAGGTCCTCCCGCTGGCCCGGCGGTACGGGGCGCGGGTGCATGTGGACGCGGCGTACGGCGGTTTCTACGCCCTGCTCGGGCGGTCGGACGCGGCCGGCGGTCCCGGCGGGACCGGCACCCCGCCCGGCGGGACCGGCTCCTGGCCCGGTGGCATCGACCCCCGGCCGTGGCAGGCGATCTCCGCGTGCGACTCGGTGGTGGTCGACCCGCACAAGCACGGTCTCCAGCCGTACGGATGCGGCGCGGTCCTGTTCGCCGACCCGAGGGCCGGCCGGCACTTCGCGCACGACTCGTCGTACACCTACTTCACCGAGGCCGAACTGCACCTGGGCGAGATCAGCCTGGAGTGCTCGCGGGCGGGCGCCGCGGCGGCCGGCCTGTGGCTGACGCTCCAGCTGCTCCCGCTGACCCCCGACGGATTCGGGGCGATCCTCGCGGCCGACCGCCGCGCGGCCCTGCGGTGGGCGGACCTGATCGAGGACTCGCCGGCCCTGGAGCTCTACCAGCGGCCCGACCTCGACATCGTCACGTACTTTCCCGCGACCCGGCCGGCCACGCTGTCCGCCGTGGACGCAGCGTCCGCCCGTCTCCTGCGAGACGGCATGACCGCTCCCGAGGAGCCGGTCTTCCTGAGCGTGCTGCGGACGGACGCCGAGGCGTTCGTCCGCCGGCATCCGCGGATCGTCCGCGACGCCGGAACGGCACGGGTGATGCGCAGTGTCCTGATCAAGCCGGAGGCCGAGCACTACCTCGACCACCTGCACGCCCGGGTGGAGCAGCTCGCCGTCAGCGGCCGCGCGCGGTAG
- a CDS encoding VOC family protein — translation MAIQRMDNVGIVVEDMDAALAFFLELGMELEGTAQVEGLFADQCTGLDGVRCDIAMVRTPDGHGRLELAKYRSPVATGGGPRDRPHNILGTHRVMFAVDDIEDTVARLRPHGAEPLGGIARYEDSNLLCYVRGPEGIIVGLAQELS, via the coding sequence ATGGCGATTCAGCGGATGGACAACGTCGGCATCGTCGTCGAGGACATGGACGCCGCCCTCGCGTTCTTCCTGGAGCTCGGTATGGAGCTGGAGGGAACGGCGCAGGTCGAGGGCCTCTTCGCCGACCAGTGCACGGGACTCGACGGCGTGCGCTGTGACATCGCGATGGTCCGGACCCCGGACGGCCACGGCCGGCTGGAGCTGGCGAAGTACCGCAGCCCGGTGGCGACCGGCGGAGGGCCGCGCGACCGGCCGCACAACATCCTGGGCACGCACCGCGTGATGTTCGCCGTCGACGACATCGAGGACACCGTCGCCCGCCTGCGCCCTCACGGCGCCGAGCCGCTGGGCGGGATCGCCCGGTACGAGGACAGCAATCTGCTCTGCTACGTCCGGGGCCCGGAGGGCATCATCGTCGGACTGGCCCAGGAACTGTCCTAG